In a single window of the Bacillus clarus genome:
- a CDS encoding tetratricopeptide repeat protein — protein MLYNYTYKPLKVIKYGNLALDIFEKHPGHEIKVGLWKNLLGGICVYLEQYEESEEYFTAAIDILQKQGAEELILRVRNNIGWLYNLIRNNKRDSIPGSLLL, from the coding sequence GTGCTTTATAATTATACGTATAAACCACTTAAAGTTATTAAATATGGAAATTTGGCTTTAGATATTTTTGAAAAACACCCAGGGCACGAAATCAAAGTGGGACTGTGGAAAAACTTACTAGGTGGTATTTGTGTATATTTGGAGCAATACGAAGAGTCAGAGGAATATTTTACAGCTGCAATCGATATTCTTCAAAAACAAGGCGCAGAAGAATTGATTTTACGTGTTCGTAACAACATTGGCTGGCTGTACAATTTAATTAGAAATAACAAAAGAGACTCCATTCCAGGGTCTCTTTTGTTATAG
- a CDS encoding aldo/keto reductase produces MYIPTTTLHNGVKMPMIGLGVYKAKEGEEVKEAVKTALEVGYRSIDTATVYENESGVGEAVHESGIPREELFITTKVWNDDQGYETTLQAFDKSLKKLQMDYVDLYLIHWPIRGKYVDTYRALEKLYEEGKVRAIGVSNFHRHHLEQLLPNCNVKPMVNQVELHPMLAQFELRNFCQNEQIQMEAWSPLMRGGEVFQHPIIQEIARKYGKTPAQIILRWDIQSGIVTIPKSVTPSRIQENFTIFDFALTEEEMKQIDTLDRNLHVGTNPDKYDTL; encoded by the coding sequence GTGTATATTCCAACAACAACACTTCATAATGGCGTAAAAATGCCAATGATTGGCTTAGGTGTTTATAAAGCAAAAGAAGGTGAAGAAGTAAAAGAAGCGGTAAAAACGGCTTTAGAAGTTGGATATCGCTCTATTGATACAGCGACTGTATATGAAAATGAAAGCGGTGTCGGGGAAGCCGTTCATGAATCAGGAATTCCGCGAGAAGAATTATTTATTACGACTAAAGTTTGGAATGATGATCAAGGGTATGAGACAACACTTCAAGCGTTTGATAAAAGTTTAAAGAAATTACAAATGGATTATGTAGATTTATATTTAATTCATTGGCCGATAAGAGGAAAATATGTAGATACATATCGTGCATTAGAAAAATTATATGAAGAGGGGAAAGTACGTGCAATTGGTGTTTCTAATTTTCATAGGCATCATTTAGAACAGTTATTGCCAAATTGCAACGTGAAGCCGATGGTGAACCAAGTGGAACTTCATCCAATGCTTGCGCAATTTGAATTACGTAATTTCTGTCAAAATGAGCAAATTCAAATGGAAGCATGGAGTCCGTTAATGAGAGGCGGCGAAGTATTCCAGCATCCGATTATTCAAGAAATTGCTAGGAAATATGGGAAAACACCTGCACAAATTATTTTACGATGGGATATTCAAAGTGGGATTGTAACGATTCCTAAATCTGTTACACCATCTCGCATTCAAGAAAACTTTACTATTTTTGATTTCGCACTAACAGAAGAAGAAATGAAACAAATTGATACGTTGGATCGCAATTTACATGTTGGAACAAATCCTGATAAATATGATACGCTATAA
- a CDS encoding DNA topology modulation protein codes for MKKIMIIGSGGSGKSTFSRGLGKRLQIPVYHLDALNWKENWVLASREEQIALQKKLVKRDSWIIDGNYGGTMDVRLENADTIMFIDLPRIQCLYRVIKRRVQYHNKTRPDMGEGCEERLDFSFLKWVWMYPKKQRPAIFKKMQDISSEKEVIIFKSSSQIGKFLKVL; via the coding sequence ATGAAAAAGATTATGATTATTGGTTCTGGTGGATCTGGTAAATCGACTTTTTCAAGGGGATTAGGGAAGAGGTTACAAATTCCAGTTTATCATCTTGATGCTTTGAATTGGAAAGAGAATTGGGTATTAGCAAGCCGTGAAGAGCAAATAGCATTACAAAAGAAATTGGTGAAGAGGGATTCATGGATTATTGATGGGAATTATGGCGGTACTATGGATGTAAGGTTAGAGAATGCAGATACAATTATGTTTATCGACTTGCCGAGAATACAGTGTTTATATCGAGTTATAAAAAGAAGAGTTCAATATCATAATAAAACACGTCCTGATATGGGCGAAGGGTGTGAGGAAAGATTAGATTTTAGTTTTTTGAAGTGGGTATGGATGTATCCGAAAAAACAGCGTCCAGCTATTTTTAAAAAAATGCAAGATATCTCTTCTGAAAAAGAGGTGATTATTTTTAAATCGTCTTCTCAAATAGGGAAGTTTTTAAAAGTTTTATAA
- a CDS encoding GrpB family protein has product MRKIVVVPYENHWGKKFQQEAKRLKEAMPESVKVHHIGSTSVPGLAAKPIVDMIMEVESIEKVDHWNKQFEDLGYIVKGENGIPGRRFFIHGTEENRSYHLHVFKTGNPEITRHLSFRDYMMAHCEEAEAYAALKKELAEKYTYDGTQYTEGKSEFVRNVDEKAKEWIENNVND; this is encoded by the coding sequence ATGAGAAAAATTGTAGTAGTTCCGTATGAAAATCATTGGGGTAAGAAGTTTCAACAAGAAGCAAAAAGGTTAAAGGAAGCAATGCCAGAATCCGTTAAAGTACATCATATTGGTAGTACATCTGTACCAGGGCTCGCAGCAAAGCCAATCGTTGATATGATAATGGAAGTAGAGAGTATTGAGAAGGTAGATCATTGGAACAAACAATTTGAAGATCTAGGATATATTGTAAAAGGGGAAAACGGTATTCCAGGGCGTCGCTTTTTCATTCATGGAACTGAGGAGAACAGATCGTATCACTTGCACGTATTTAAAACAGGAAACCCAGAAATTACGAGACATTTATCTTTTCGTGATTATATGATGGCACATTGCGAAGAAGCAGAGGCATATGCAGCTTTAAAGAAAGAACTAGCAGAAAAATATACATATGATGGAACTCAGTACACAGAAGGAAAAAGTGAGTTTGTACGTAACGTTGATGAAAAAGCGAAAGAGTGGATAGAAAATAACGTGAATGATTGA
- a CDS encoding YqkE family protein — MKKKKQRQMQRQSQMNQPEKESLTLGDQLNASLMQQLKNKKKELQVREEKKEAEEQERKRKEQREREKNKSFEELLSESNLTWKDFK; from the coding sequence ATGAAGAAAAAGAAACAACGACAAATGCAAAGACAATCGCAAATGAATCAGCCGGAGAAAGAATCACTTACACTTGGTGATCAATTAAATGCTTCTCTCATGCAACAATTAAAGAATAAGAAGAAAGAGTTGCAAGTGAGAGAAGAGAAAAAAGAGGCAGAAGAGCAAGAAAGAAAGCGTAAAGAACAAAGAGAACGTGAAAAGAATAAATCATTTGAAGAGCTATTAAGTGAAAGTAACCTTACTTGGAAAGACTTTAAATAA
- a CDS encoding bifunctional metallophosphatase/5'-nucleotidase, which translates to MWKKIIPVVAVLSTITFSSVFAAPPSQTLTEQNRYIDVQMLGINDFHGQLDTVKKINNKEAGGAEYLAAYLKEREKQNPNTLLVHAGDIVGASPPVSALLQDEPTIEFLNDLGFDVGTIGNHEFDEGIDEMQRLIYGGHHDKTGNFKGANFPYVAANFYNKSTGRLFLPPFTVKMVDGVPVGFIGVVTTDTPNVVMPTMLKNVQITDEVEAINKSAQQLKRLGVKSIVVLAHVGGTTDDTGVTNGDLTRIANETDPEVDVIFGGHSHTYVNGTVNNKLIVQANSYGMAFADVDVKIDRKTKDIVEKKAEVVTTYHEGIEPDKQVKQKLDQYQEKIAPLVNEVVGKSTAPIDRKQNDAGESTLGNLVADAQRKTMQAQIALMNPGGIRNDLNAGDITWGELYGIQPFGNQLIKVDLTGQDIRDILNQQWQKGITRMLQISGIQYTWDANKPNGEKVTNIHLTTGEELISSKTYSVVANAFLASSGDGFVSFKNGKNAETGPNDFEALVDYIKQVKEPIQPIIDGRIQKVN; encoded by the coding sequence ATGTGGAAAAAAATTATTCCTGTTGTCGCAGTTTTAAGTACCATTACTTTTTCAAGTGTCTTCGCAGCTCCTCCATCACAGACACTCACAGAACAAAATCGTTACATAGACGTACAAATGCTTGGTATTAACGATTTCCATGGTCAACTAGACACCGTGAAGAAAATTAATAACAAAGAAGCAGGTGGCGCTGAGTACTTAGCTGCTTATTTAAAGGAAAGAGAAAAGCAAAATCCCAATACATTACTTGTACATGCTGGTGATATCGTTGGTGCAAGCCCTCCAGTTTCAGCCTTATTACAAGACGAACCAACTATCGAGTTTTTAAATGATTTAGGATTTGATGTCGGTACAATTGGAAATCACGAATTCGATGAAGGTATTGATGAAATGCAGCGTCTCATTTATGGTGGACACCATGATAAAACAGGGAATTTCAAAGGAGCGAACTTCCCTTATGTCGCTGCAAACTTCTATAATAAATCAACTGGTCGCTTATTTTTACCACCATTTACTGTAAAAATGGTAGACGGAGTTCCTGTTGGTTTTATCGGGGTTGTCACGACAGATACTCCGAATGTCGTTATGCCTACGATGCTTAAAAATGTACAAATTACAGATGAAGTAGAAGCGATTAATAAATCTGCACAACAATTGAAACGTCTAGGCGTCAAATCGATTGTCGTTCTTGCACACGTCGGAGGTACAACTGACGATACTGGCGTAACAAACGGCGATCTTACCCGTATTGCAAATGAAACAGATCCAGAAGTTGATGTTATTTTCGGTGGACATAGTCATACGTATGTAAATGGTACTGTAAATAATAAACTCATCGTACAAGCGAATTCTTACGGAATGGCTTTCGCTGATGTAGATGTAAAAATTGATAGAAAAACAAAAGATATTGTTGAGAAAAAAGCGGAAGTTGTCACAACTTACCATGAAGGCATAGAGCCTGATAAACAAGTAAAACAAAAGCTTGATCAATATCAAGAGAAAATCGCTCCACTTGTCAATGAAGTTGTTGGTAAATCTACAGCACCGATAGATCGTAAACAAAACGATGCTGGCGAGTCCACTCTTGGAAACTTAGTTGCTGATGCACAGCGTAAAACGATGCAAGCGCAAATTGCACTTATGAATCCTGGTGGCATTCGTAACGACTTAAACGCAGGCGATATTACATGGGGAGAATTATATGGTATTCAGCCATTCGGAAACCAATTAATTAAAGTAGATTTAACAGGACAAGATATTCGTGATATTTTAAATCAGCAATGGCAAAAAGGAATAACACGAATGCTTCAAATCTCCGGCATTCAATACACTTGGGATGCAAATAAACCGAATGGAGAAAAAGTGACAAATATCCATTTAACAACTGGAGAAGAGTTGATTTCCTCTAAAACATATAGCGTTGTTGCAAATGCATTTCTAGCTTCAAGCGGTGATGGATTTGTATCCTTTAAAAATGGTAAAAATGCTGAAACAGGTCCGAACGACTTTGAAGCATTAGTCGATTATATAAAACAAGTGAAAGAACCAATTCAGCCTATCATTGATGGACGAATTCAAAAAGTAAATTAA
- a CDS encoding ferritin-like domain-containing protein yields MHFYPNDYNLLYRQKEKLIRDIEKSINGEYSAINCYAKLATLAQEVGERNQILEIRQDEIKHFQHFVQIYINLTGKQPQPKIIEECPTLYLSGLEFAIQDEQKTVDFYLEISDETTNQYVKETFRRAAADEQNHAVWFLYYFAKAK; encoded by the coding sequence ATGCATTTCTATCCAAATGATTATAATTTGCTATATAGACAAAAGGAGAAACTCATTCGTGATATCGAAAAATCCATTAACGGAGAGTATAGTGCTATTAATTGTTATGCAAAATTAGCCACTTTAGCACAAGAAGTAGGAGAGCGAAATCAAATTCTTGAAATTCGTCAAGATGAAATAAAGCATTTTCAACACTTTGTACAAATTTACATTAATTTAACTGGCAAACAACCTCAACCAAAAATTATTGAAGAATGTCCAACTCTTTATTTGAGTGGATTAGAATTCGCTATACAAGATGAGCAAAAAACTGTTGATTTTTACTTAGAAATTTCAGATGAAACGACGAACCAATATGTGAAAGAAACATTCCGTAGAGCAGCGGCGGATGAACAAAATCATGCTGTTTGGTTCCTATATTATTTTGCTAAAGCAAAATAA
- a CDS encoding ribbon-helix-helix domain-containing protein: protein MTIGEIIDCLNRRESIAIIAKRLEMSPYTLSKKLRMIGYEYDGEQKKRIFIGDGEEPRHLQLQEATALQYAKTDYQLLIYEQLQSIYELLRKREELNFAIISKSTEKKKRTFSIGTEVLANLDAISEAKGIQKSKIVEEALKEFLQRYDFHDTSHLDR from the coding sequence GTGACGATTGGAGAAATTATCGACTGCTTAAATAGACGTGAATCAATTGCTATTATAGCCAAACGCCTTGAAATGAGCCCATACACATTGTCGAAAAAATTAAGGATGATTGGATATGAATATGATGGAGAGCAGAAGAAACGCATCTTTATAGGAGATGGAGAAGAGCCACGGCATTTACAGCTCCAAGAAGCTACTGCCCTTCAATATGCAAAAACTGATTATCAATTATTAATTTATGAGCAATTGCAAAGTATTTATGAACTGCTAAGAAAAAGAGAAGAACTCAATTTTGCGATTATAAGTAAAAGTACAGAGAAGAAGAAACGAACGTTCTCTATTGGTACGGAAGTATTAGCAAACTTAGATGCTATATCAGAAGCAAAGGGTATTCAAAAATCTAAAATTGTAGAAGAGGCATTAAAAGAATTTTTACAACGATATGATTTTCATGATACATCACATTTAGATAGATAA
- a CDS encoding alpha/beta fold hydrolase, which produces MLLRSHTPKFYNENMQPVSNSIATIESVMINDRKQSLLIRGQNINQPILLCCHGGPGMAQIGFIRHFQKDLEKHFIVVNWDQRGAGKSFSWQDFKTTFTIDQFVSDAKEIIQYLLRRFKKEKLFLAGHSWGSIIGLQIASKYPKYIEAYIGIGQIVHMRQNEELLYQHLINSAKKHEHTRALASLLKLGKPPFLDMRKLIIQRKWLGTFGGAIQNGSSFSFIRKGFFSPEYTLLDWFKFLAGNLKSGSLWEEMLKIDFFSSISSLSVPVYFCSGRFDYQTPYALVQQYCDVVQAPIKKMIWFPNSAHSPDLEEPELFAKSLSSIKQELSFPHS; this is translated from the coding sequence TTGCTTCTCCGTAGCCATACCCCTAAATTTTATAACGAAAATATGCAACCGGTTTCCAATAGTATCGCTACGATAGAAAGCGTTATGATTAATGATAGAAAACAATCTTTACTTATACGTGGTCAAAACATAAATCAACCTATTTTATTATGTTGTCACGGCGGACCTGGTATGGCACAAATCGGCTTTATCCGTCACTTTCAAAAAGATTTAGAAAAACATTTTATTGTTGTCAATTGGGATCAACGCGGTGCAGGAAAATCCTTTTCATGGCAGGATTTTAAAACGACTTTTACAATCGACCAATTCGTTTCAGATGCAAAAGAAATCATTCAATACCTTCTGAGACGCTTTAAAAAAGAGAAATTATTTCTTGCGGGACATTCTTGGGGAAGTATTATCGGACTACAAATTGCTAGTAAATATCCAAAATATATAGAAGCTTATATCGGTATCGGGCAAATTGTACATATGAGGCAAAACGAAGAATTACTTTATCAACATTTAATTAACTCTGCAAAAAAACATGAACATACACGGGCTTTGGCTTCTCTTTTAAAATTAGGCAAACCACCTTTTCTAGACATGAGAAAACTTATTATTCAAAGAAAATGGCTAGGTACATTCGGAGGTGCAATTCAAAATGGATCTTCCTTCTCTTTTATCCGAAAAGGTTTCTTTTCTCCGGAGTATACATTGCTAGATTGGTTCAAATTTCTTGCAGGAAATTTGAAGTCTGGATCTTTATGGGAGGAAATGCTGAAAATCGATTTCTTTTCTTCCATTTCAAGTTTATCTGTTCCTGTCTATTTTTGCTCTGGACGTTTCGACTATCAAACACCCTATGCGCTCGTTCAACAATATTGTGACGTTGTTCAAGCTCCTATTAAAAAAATGATTTGGTTTCCGAACTCCGCACATTCTCCTGATTTAGAAGAACCTGAACTATTTGCAAAATCTTTAAGCTCTATTAAACAAGAGTTATCTTTTCCACATAGCTAG
- a CDS encoding Na+/H+ antiporter family protein: MNAVLIAVAVMLLLSLLRVQVIVAIIVGALTGGLIGGLGISETINTFTTGLGNSAPIALSYAMLGGFAISLSKTGLPDAMIQTALKWIGNEQDTKKQIYSKILILFIILTMACFSQNIIPVHIAFIPILIPALLKVLNELKVDRRLVTCLITFGLITPYMWVPAGFGKIYHDVLQTNAEQSGLTFDVALIPKAMTIPAIGMIIGLCIAVFITYRKPRTYEIEPVHATSNEIVPYTKRSITFGLLSIMATLCVQLTTESMIFGALAGIIVLSVSGSLPLKEADAILTSGMRMMSFIGFVMISAAGFGAVLRKTGHVESLVQTSAHLIGNSKPLAAFLMLFIGLLVTMGIGSSFSTIPILTTIFVPLCIQLGFSPMATIAIIGTAGALGDAGSPASDSTLGPTSGLNADGQHHHIWDTCVPTFLHYNIPLLIFGFIAAITL, translated from the coding sequence ATGAACGCTGTACTCATCGCAGTAGCAGTCATGCTACTGCTTAGTTTGTTACGTGTCCAAGTCATTGTCGCCATTATTGTTGGCGCCTTAACAGGCGGGCTAATCGGTGGACTTGGTATTTCAGAAACAATTAACACTTTCACGACAGGTCTTGGAAACAGTGCTCCTATTGCCTTAAGCTATGCCATGCTTGGTGGATTCGCTATTTCCCTTTCTAAAACAGGCCTTCCAGACGCTATGATTCAAACAGCATTGAAATGGATTGGGAACGAACAAGACACGAAAAAACAAATCTATTCAAAAATACTTATTTTATTCATCATTTTAACGATGGCTTGTTTTTCACAAAATATTATACCTGTTCATATCGCCTTTATTCCCATCTTAATTCCAGCACTTTTAAAAGTATTAAATGAATTGAAGGTAGATCGTAGGCTTGTTACATGTTTGATTACATTCGGCTTAATTACACCCTACATGTGGGTTCCAGCAGGATTTGGGAAAATTTATCATGACGTATTGCAAACAAACGCTGAGCAAAGCGGTCTTACATTTGATGTTGCACTTATTCCAAAGGCGATGACAATTCCAGCAATCGGTATGATTATTGGATTATGTATAGCAGTTTTCATTACGTATCGAAAGCCACGTACTTATGAAATAGAACCGGTTCATGCTACATCTAATGAAATCGTTCCCTATACGAAAAGAAGTATTACTTTCGGATTGCTATCTATCATGGCAACATTATGTGTTCAATTAACAACAGAATCAATGATTTTTGGAGCTCTAGCAGGGATTATCGTATTATCGGTTAGCGGCAGTCTCCCTCTTAAAGAGGCTGATGCTATTTTAACAAGCGGAATGCGTATGATGTCCTTCATTGGTTTCGTTATGATTTCTGCCGCTGGATTTGGAGCTGTTCTTCGAAAAACAGGACATGTTGAATCGCTTGTGCAAACAAGTGCACACTTAATTGGAAACAGCAAACCACTTGCTGCATTCCTCATGCTCTTTATCGGTCTTCTCGTTACGATGGGAATCGGTTCTTCTTTCTCTACCATCCCAATTTTAACAACTATTTTCGTTCCATTATGCATTCAGCTTGGCTTTAGCCCAATGGCAACGATCGCAATTATCGGTACAGCTGGTGCATTAGGCGATGCTGGTTCTCCAGCATCTGATAGTACACTCGGACCAACCTCCGGCTTAAATGCAGACGGGCAACATCACCATATATGGGATACGTGTGTTCCAACTTTTCTACACTATAATATTCCATTACTCATATTCGGTTTTATTGCCGCAATTACACTTTGA
- a CDS encoding LacI family DNA-binding transcriptional regulator, with protein MATIRDVAKLAGVSVATVSRVINEKGYVHEDTVEQVKKAIEELHYRPNAVAKPLFKNSSTMIALLVANLRDPSYITLLRFIEEAAYKEGYQVVVCNIEKKNGYIDMFMQNNIAGVIMTRDAFQSVGAMSLPFVVLDEGNSFVSYYEIARESVVLLKEKGCQFLAYIGEGIENEEMEEHVTGFLDTVWEEEIAYREESVQGDTNKQFIELLRKYPYIDGIVASSDEVAISVLRAAKALHIDIPKQLQIVGCNGSLQGEWVTPSLTTVGNSIEENGVFVVQQLIGKIKKKQVKRGKVEKEFTLIERESTK; from the coding sequence GTGGCAACCATACGTGATGTTGCAAAATTGGCCGGTGTTTCAGTCGCAACCGTTTCACGAGTTATTAATGAGAAAGGATATGTTCACGAAGATACAGTAGAACAAGTAAAAAAAGCAATTGAAGAGTTACATTATAGACCGAATGCTGTAGCAAAGCCTTTATTTAAAAACTCTTCAACAATGATTGCACTACTTGTAGCAAATTTACGTGATCCATCATACATAACTTTGCTTCGTTTCATAGAGGAAGCCGCATATAAAGAAGGATATCAAGTAGTTGTTTGTAATATAGAGAAGAAGAATGGATATATAGATATGTTCATGCAAAATAATATCGCGGGCGTTATTATGACGAGGGATGCTTTTCAAAGTGTAGGAGCTATGTCGCTTCCATTTGTTGTACTTGATGAAGGGAATTCCTTTGTGAGTTATTATGAGATTGCACGAGAATCCGTCGTTTTATTGAAAGAGAAAGGTTGTCAATTTCTTGCTTATATAGGAGAAGGAATAGAAAATGAGGAAATGGAAGAACATGTCACAGGATTTTTAGATACTGTTTGGGAAGAAGAAATTGCTTATCGAGAAGAAAGTGTACAAGGGGATACAAATAAGCAGTTCATTGAATTGCTGCGGAAGTATCCTTACATAGATGGCATTGTAGCTTCAAGTGATGAGGTTGCAATATCCGTACTTCGGGCTGCAAAGGCTCTTCATATTGATATACCAAAGCAGTTGCAAATTGTTGGATGTAATGGAAGCCTGCAAGGTGAATGGGTGACACCTTCGTTAACTACTGTTGGAAATTCGATTGAAGAAAATGGAGTATTCGTAGTGCAGCAGTTAATTGGAAAAATAAAAAAGAAACAAGTGAAGAGAGGTAAAGTGGAAAAAGAGTTTACATTGATTGAGAGGGAATCAACAAAGTAA
- a CDS encoding GNAT family N-acetyltransferase, translating into MVHIQKITPEMKETIRIFMCANWGSSMMVSRGRVHQLAALPGFIATEDDRIVGIITYEVTENMCEIVSLDSIEERKGIGTKLVERVLRVAKEQGCKKVWLITTNDNTNALRFYQKRDFVMTNLYIDAVKEARKIKKEIPFVGYDNIAISHEIQLDCNL; encoded by the coding sequence ATGGTTCATATACAAAAAATTACACCGGAAATGAAAGAAACAATTCGAATTTTCATGTGTGCAAATTGGGGGAGCTCAATGATGGTTTCGCGCGGCAGAGTGCATCAATTAGCAGCGTTACCTGGATTTATTGCAACTGAAGATGACAGAATAGTAGGAATTATAACGTATGAAGTAACAGAAAATATGTGTGAAATTGTATCATTGGATAGCATTGAGGAAAGAAAAGGCATTGGAACAAAACTTGTGGAGCGTGTATTGCGAGTCGCAAAAGAGCAAGGATGTAAAAAGGTGTGGCTCATTACAACGAATGATAATACGAATGCACTTCGTTTTTACCAAAAACGGGATTTTGTGATGACAAACTTATATATTGATGCTGTAAAAGAAGCGAGAAAGATTAAGAAAGAGATTCCATTTGTTGGTTATGATAATATCGCGATTTCACATGAAATACAACTAGATTGTAATTTGTAA
- a CDS encoding alpha/beta hydrolase encodes MKRFFTALLTILGALIAIGIFFTNKVMYLKKKTEEEILERETKKHFRLDDFEAIPKEEIHIPSQFGYDIHGYYISPGHSNKFMIFCHGVTVNKINSVKYANLFLERGYNVFIYDHRRHGKTGGKTTSYGYYEKHDLKSVVDWLKNRFGKDITLGIHGESMGAATLLQYAGLVEDGADFYIADCPFSDFYGQLQHRLKVEFHLPKWPLLPLANAFLKVRDGYTIREVSPIDCIKNINNPVLFIHSKDDDYILSDMTKSLYEAKENNKQLYIAEHGAHACSYNENKEEYEGAIDQFLNTYVKETKNRLA; translated from the coding sequence ATGAAACGTTTTTTTACAGCATTGTTAACTATACTAGGTGCATTAATTGCCATTGGAATTTTCTTTACAAATAAGGTTATGTACTTAAAGAAAAAAACAGAGGAAGAAATTTTAGAGCGCGAAACGAAAAAACACTTTCGTTTAGACGATTTTGAAGCTATTCCGAAGGAAGAGATTCATATCCCTTCTCAATTCGGATACGATATTCACGGATATTACATTTCTCCTGGGCATTCGAATAAATTTATGATTTTTTGTCACGGTGTAACTGTAAATAAAATAAACTCTGTCAAATATGCAAACTTATTTTTAGAAAGAGGATATAACGTATTTATTTATGATCATCGCCGCCACGGTAAAACAGGTGGTAAAACGACAAGCTATGGCTATTATGAAAAGCATGATTTAAAGTCAGTTGTTGACTGGTTAAAAAATCGTTTTGGAAAAGATATTACACTGGGGATTCATGGAGAATCAATGGGAGCTGCAACACTTCTTCAATATGCAGGACTCGTAGAAGATGGTGCTGATTTTTATATTGCGGACTGTCCTTTCTCCGATTTTTACGGGCAACTGCAACACCGCTTAAAGGTTGAATTCCATTTACCAAAATGGCCGTTATTACCTTTAGCAAACGCCTTTTTAAAAGTTCGCGACGGCTATACGATTCGTGAAGTTTCACCAATTGATTGTATAAAAAACATTAATAATCCGGTTCTCTTTATTCACAGTAAAGATGATGATTATATTTTAAGTGATATGACGAAATCACTTTACGAAGCAAAAGAAAATAATAAACAGCTTTATATTGCAGAACATGGTGCACACGCTTGCTCTTATAACGAAAATAAAGAAGAGTATGAAGGAGCCATTGATCAATTTTTAAACACATATGTGAAAGAAACAAAAAACAGGCTTGCATAA
- a CDS encoding DUF2552 family protein — protein MDKQLCTLQNIANERTWASFLNDNHPYSLLHWSIAGVGQEPKDVWLLQDEVTFQTTEFQTLDEAVKWISENMEQITDVLAQ, from the coding sequence ATGGATAAACAATTATGTACACTACAAAATATTGCAAATGAGCGCACATGGGCATCATTTTTGAATGATAATCATCCATATAGTTTACTTCATTGGTCGATTGCGGGTGTAGGACAAGAGCCGAAAGACGTTTGGTTACTTCAAGATGAGGTAACTTTTCAAACAACAGAATTTCAAACACTTGATGAGGCAGTAAAGTGGATTTCTGAAAATATGGAACAAATTACAGATGTTTTAGCACAGTAA
- a CDS encoding CDGSH iron-sulfur domain-containing protein, with protein sequence MAKVQIKVNDNGSFRVTGDVELVDSQGNVFPAKPAFSLCRCGLSKNMPYCDASHKGKFESVVRAPQAD encoded by the coding sequence TTGGCAAAAGTACAAATAAAAGTAAATGATAATGGCTCATTTCGTGTTACAGGGGACGTGGAATTAGTCGACTCACAAGGAAATGTATTTCCAGCAAAACCAGCATTTTCTTTATGTCGTTGTGGTCTATCAAAAAACATGCCTTATTGCGATGCTTCGCATAAAGGAAAATTCGAATCTGTTGTCAGAGCACCACAGGCAGACTAA